Sequence from the Oncorhynchus kisutch isolate 150728-3 linkage group LG12, Okis_V2, whole genome shotgun sequence genome:
aaaaataaaaaaaaatctattctgAAATTCTGGATTTCTTACTAGATATTCCACAATTAGATTCCATTCCATTGGTTGTTGGCTTGCAGTGATGTGATGACGATTGTCACATCTCCTCACTCCAGTAGATGGCAGTAGAGACCTAAAATAGTTGGTATGATAAAGTTCAGGAAGCTTGGCGGTGTAAATTGGTAAATGAGACAGATCATCAGACAATTTTCAAGGACTTATTTTTAATATGGACAACAAACAAATGACAAGGACAGTATTATTCTGCATACCGTACAGGTTAACACCCATTCTGTCAAATAGCTTCCCTCAGTTTGAGGCTACATGTTAAAACAACACATGCTGCTTTGATAATCTTTAAGGCAATGCTAGATTCAAAATGAACTAGCATCATTCAGGAGATGGTAGTGCATTGCACTTGACCTATATACATACATAGGAAATTCAGCACAGACTGCTACATTTTCAAGCTTGTCTCTAGTCTGCTGAGGAACTACTGTGTTTAATGCTTACAGAGAAAGATCTTGCACATTAGAAGGGAACGTGGCTGGTTCTGAACCTCTGGATCAGAGGAACCAGCTCTGACTTGTTGAGGGTGTGTGGGTACAGACTCATCACATAGTCTACCATGCTGGGGGGGAAGAGGGTGCTGAGCTGGTTCTTCACACTCCTCCTCTGCTCACTATCTGCAGCTTTACCGCCACTGGGCCTGGTCATCTCCACTCTCTCACCAGAGAGGCCCTGTCCCAGGCTGTGTTCTGGGAGGCTGTGACTCTGCCTTTGTGGGGGAGGACTCTGAAAGTACTGCTGCTCTGTGAAATGGATGGGGTTACTGTGAACAACATAGGAGCTCTTTCTTAGCTGTGGCTGGAGATGCTGTTGGCCGTACATGCACTGGCTGCACTCACAGCTCTGTGAATGGTCACAGCCACACTGTAGCAGTCTTTGGGGGGCATAGTGGACTCCCGAGGAAGGCCCACCGAGGCTGAGCCTCTGTGTGTTGCTGCCGTAACTGTGGCTGCTGTAAGTGCTGGAAGGGTAGACGTCCCCACTGCCCTGGCTGCACCCGGCCACCCCACTGCTGTATGTGTAAGACACCCCGGGTCCCTTGGGGTTGTTTGTCTGGTCCTGGACATATAGTCTGGACAGGGAGGTCTCCAAGGAGCCAAAGGCCTCGTCAGTGTCTGGGCTGTGGCAGAAGTGGTGGCTGGATTTGTGCTGTAGAACTGGGCTGCCTGTTTCTCTCTGGCTGGTGAACTGATCACTTGGCAAAGCCCTGTGGGAATGGGAATGTTCATTTTTTCTAAGGTGAGGCGGTGTGGAAGGATATCTGTGTAGATGATTAGTAGTGTGATCCGGCTCATAAAGGGATGTGTAGATATGGCCCTCCTGGCCGAGGCCTAAGGGGAGAAATGAccactccctgtctgtctgagcaGCAGGTTTGCTCTTGGCTCTAAGCTCATCTGCTACAGACAGCTGCGATTGGTTGGAGCGCTCTGGGTGGTAGAACTTGCACTTCACTCCATAAGTACACTTCTTCCCTGGAAAGAAACATAAGGAATATTTATGGGCTTTCAAAAACATGGCTCACATATGTAACCCTGTAACTCTTTAAAGAGACTGTCAACtaggatgtgtgtctgtctgagtgcaCTCACTGTAAAGCCCTCTTCCCCCCTTCTTTAGTACTGTAAACACACTTAGCAAAGCAAACaaaatatgtctagtctccagccTGTTTTTGTTCAACTAGGTACACGGCAGAGTGCTATGAGGGTCCGTTGTACTCCTCTGACAGGAATAATCCCAGGCCTGCCGTTAGCTCTATTATCCTGGGTGTTGATAATAAGGTATTTTGTTTGTGAGTGGCGCTGTGCTGTAGCCTTGGAGTGGTGCTGCTCCCCCATTGCCAACAGCCGACTGACAGGCAGCCAAATGGAATTACAACCGACCCAACTACTAGTCACAAACTACAAATCAAATCCTGCTCAGCTGGCTCACATTGGATGAGTTACAGTCAAAACCCCCAGGTGAATGAGGTAGGAAACTGAAAATAAAAGTGTGTATTGTAAAATATCTACCAACCATATGGGCAACGCTCCTTCTTGTTTTCTGGGGTCCACTGCTTTATTCTCAGAAAGTTGTCAATCGTTGGGCCATTCCTTCCCAGAGGATCATCAGGAGGCATGAACCTTGAATATAAAGTCATATGAATATGATGTAAACATGAACCTTGAATATAAAGTCATATGAATATGATGTAAACATGATGCCCAAAACTCTTGAAGTCAAGTCTTCATTACAGATGTATTACAAGTATATAAGCAGGAGGGATTTTGTAGGTGGTGTAACAGGTGGTATACCAACTCTCATATGCCAACCCCAAATTAAAATGGTTTATATCCTCCTTATAGGCCCTGCGTCAGATGCCCTCTTAGATGCTGTAAGTCTTAGTGTTGGGACTTACTTGTCATTGGCAAAGCTGTACATCAACAGCCTTTCCTCTATAAACGTTTTCCACTCTGGCTTCTCTATCTGCAGGTCTCTGTAGTTGTCATTGGACACAACGATGCCGTCGGACTCGTAGGCCAGTTTGATGATGTAGCGGTCGTCGTAACACACCACTCTCTTCCCGTTGACGCAGCGTGACGGGGTGTACACCAGGATCTTTCTCTTCTCCAGCTCATGGAGGATGGGCTGATCTGCAGGGTCATGTGACGAGAGGTTAGAGTTCCATAGACTTGATGGATTGTATCATATCAATCATTAAAAAGACAAGAAAGTAGTGCACAGCATACAGGGTGTAAACAACAATTCTCAGTTATAAAAGGCCATCAATACTGTATGGTGTAGGTGCTCAGTGTGCTGGTGACCTGTGGCTCCACAGTGCCATCTAGCCCTGGTCAGATAGTATAACAGGTGTGTCCTACCTGTCATGGGGGCCTCAGGACGGGGTTGCTCCTTTCTCCACAGAGGCACGAACACTGTGATGTCACGGATACCTCTCTCCAAAAACCACCTGACTGCCAGCAACAGCCCCCGGCACGAAAACACTTGCTTGTTGCCATGGCTGCAAAGACAAGAGCCACAGTAGAACATTAGCTTCCCTTTTTCAGTTCTAAAACGACTGAAGCCAGCTAGCTGTGTGACTCACCTACTCCAATTCACTCTTTTGCATAGCCCCAGCAAAGAGACTGTTGTGTGTCCTTTAATCCCAGAAACAAGCCTAAAGTGAAAACTATCTCCCCAAATTACCAAAAACTGGAATAACAGAAAGTCTTGGAGAATATATAATGTCACACTTTTGTAACCTTGTATCACATGTGAGCTGCAGCATCCTAATAGTGGTGCGATGTCTCCAGCAATACTTTGGACAGGCCTAAGACCTATAATGCTATAAGGCCTCCCAGACCCTGACTGCCAGCTGATCACAGGGAGTGGATCATTTGCCTATACAGACAGCACTATATATAGCGTGGGGTTTCCCTGCACTCAACCATCAGGAAGTGGTAGGCAACTTTGCATAACAGGACACCAAAGATAAGACATTGTTGCCTTATAAAGCCACTGGGGCAGGGCACCGAACCCAACAACAATAGCACAGGTTATAGAAAATACACAATGATTAGTAGAAAGGTGTACTTTGCTTAGAAAGTTTAGGTAGTGTTTGGAGTTAAAGCTTTAGGGACAGAGACCTTTAGGAACAAGGAAACTCAGGACTTGAGTAATCAAAGGCTGCTTGGTAAGCAAACTGTCACTGAGATTTATGCCAGAGTTAATTTGAGTAAGAGTGAGTTTGCCTGAGAAGTAGAATCCTTCAAAGTTCAGCACCCCCCCAGCTTTAGTTTGAGACACGTGATCTGTGTTAGACAAAATAACATCTGATTTATGAGAAGTGAACTTCTCGTTTTGTTCCTCTCAGTTTCGGGCTGCAGTGTCAACACCTACCTCTGTCACCTGTTGATTATTTCAAAGTATTTGTAGCATGTGTTTTTCACTATTGTTATAACATATCTGACAATACAGGTGCTGTGGGTGACCAGATAAATCGCTATGTGGTTATGTTTTCATTAGTACATACATTAGCTTAATTAGTGCCAGCATTTCATTTAATACTCTGTCTTTATCTATTTAATCCTACAATTCTTATAGTCCAAAATTAAGTAGTACTCTCACCTCATGGCCACATTGCTTCCATCAATTACCACCGGTCTGAATCCCAAAGTGGGATCCCTGTCTGTAGCTGAGCTGGGCCGTAGGGACTGGCTGGGGTGGGGAGAGCTGCAGCCTCGAGGGACCAGCTGTGGGCTGGAGTGCGCTGAGCGGCTGGCTGGTATGgatggggtggtggtggttgttgtagTGGTGATTTGGCAGGTCTTGATCAGCTCCTCCAGTATTTCGTTGGTCTGGGCGTCATGACGCAGGCTCTCTAGCACACGCACAATGTCACTATGGGAGTAGCCCAGCTTGAGGAAGCGCTCCACTTTTCCATGCTGCTGGTCCATGCTGCTGGTCCTCAGCTCAGTGTGGCACACTCTGCCTCAGGTCTGTCAGTGTCTAGTAGTAGTATCCTTCCAGGCTCCTGTCAGGACTCTGTCTGTTGGGGAATCCTCCTCGTCTCCTTTTTCTATCACTTCATCACGGTTTCCACAACAACAGCATCAGTTTTGGAAGATCTGACAGGTGCAGGAAGGCCAGGGGGGGTGAGGTGAGGCAACCTCAACTCTGTAAACACATGAAGAAGTATGGTGGAGGTCACGGGGCTTTCAGATACTTTCAATGTGGTTAGGTGCACACTGCACAAGGATAGAATCGGCTGCTCGCGCTGCCACAGTCTCATGACTGCACGCAGACGCTCACGTCATACTGGTCTAGAAAGCCCCTATAGGCTCAGGTGAACTTAAATAAAGTGTTTGATACAACTAGCGTCCGTTGTCATAACAAATATAGACCACCGGAATTAATGAGGATATTCCTCTCTTTGAACCAAAACATAAATGATTTATGATATTTGTTTCGCAAATACTTTACATCAGTCCAGTCAGACACATCCTCCATTTAGTGGTCTGGAAAACCCCAATAATTATTTTACTAAGTGACTCTACCAATGACTGAGTATAAAAGGTAGAAAAGTGACATGCTGTGCATACCTTCACCACACCCTTTACCTTCTATTCTGGGTAGGCCTATGGAATGTTGAGGTTATATCTAAGAATAGCATACATATTTAGAAAGTGTTAAAAACTTCAGGAATGTATTTTTCACCAATCGTGGACTATCATGGTGACAGTGAACAAGCACAAATTGAAACTCCTTATCTCTACTTTAACATGCagtgtacatgcacacacacacacacgtttgtatGCCCCATCATCTGTTCCCTAAGAGCACCCTTTCATCCCGACCACATTCAAATTTGAAAGGCACTGGTGTTTTCaagatcaaatctaattttatttgtcacatacgccgaatacaacaggtgacaACCTTAGACAGAGTAGACCCAACAGACAGAGTCCTGACAGGAGTTTGACAAGAGACGTGTTTAATGTTTATTGATACATCATAAAAGCCTCTTGGAGAATAAGGAAGAAAATGTCAGGCTAAGACACCCATTGCTCAGTTTACAAGTGAACTCTAATAGAGGAAGCATACCATGCCAGTTAATGCACAACTATATAGTCTGTGATAATTCCAAGATAAATATGGGTTACGATACCCCACACCCCCACTCATTTGCACGTGACAAAAGTGAGATTAGTGTTGTTGATCTTCTACCTCTGAATAGTTTGAACAATCTACTTCTAACCACATCCTCTCTCACCGCTGCATCTCAAACCAGAACACTCTTTCTGCACCACCTCTACAAGACTAGACACAGTCCTGAATGCAGAGTATGAGGCTTCCCACGCCTGTCTTACAACGATCACACACACTTCGTGTCTCACTGAACACTTGCTGTGAACTGTGTGGTAGTTGAAATGAACACTTGCCAAACTCTCAAGCACACAACATAAAGACAATCCCAGTGAACTATCAAAGAAACCAAAACTACCAAAATCAATTATATCAGCTCTAAGAAGTTACAAACATTTACATACAATAAACCCTTGCAGCTGAACAAGATTTGGATATTAGGTGGATTGTGTGCTAATtctgctccctctttctctacttACAGTTCCAGTAGGTGGCAGTTAGAAGGAGCATCAATCAGCCTGCTTGTCTGGTGGAGAACCTGttgatgtgtgtgagagagcgtcaATCTCATGGAGAGACAGAACCTGTGTGTACTCTTATTAGTCATATGAGGAAGTCTCCAGAGACTTTGCTCAGACCAATGCCAGCAAGGAAGCAAAAGACAAATGCAATCATTTCACTTCCTCATCTGAGCCCAATACAGAGTCTGGGTCAGAATGCAGCTTGTTATAGGTAAGCCCTTAGAgttcttcccctctttctctgatCTTCCTGGTGTGGCATTACAACACAGTGGGACTGCCTGAGACTTGATACTGTACCTACCTAGTTACCCGGCACTGTTCTTACTTTGTACTGTTACATATTGTTCAGTAGTAGGTGAAGTTCTATTGAATATGAGGTTAGTTCTTGAAATATGAGCAGCTTGTATTCGATTCATATCGTAAGAGCGGATGTTTAATAACCCCAACATACACCAcaggtggcaccttaattggggaggatgggctcgtggtaatggctggagcagaataggtggaatgatatcaaattccatttactctgttccatccattattatgagccgtcctccactcagcagcctccactgacgtaCACACACATCATTTTGAATCTGAAACAAGAAGAATAGCTTTCAGGAACGGTGAAATATAATTCAATTTGCATAACATGCCATAGTGGTATGTCTGTCAAAATAAAGTCTATAGTTGAAAATCTAGAGCTTGTCTTTCTTGtgatacagcacacacacagaggctgaTACTACTACGTGTTTCCCTCTGGAATGCCAGACACCATTTCCTCCTGCAATGAACTCACCTGCTCTCTGAGTCGTGGCTGCAGCTCAACTGACAGATGAGATTGACAACAGCCAGAACCATAAACCCTCCCCCTGAGAGTCAAGTTGCTCTTAAATGAAATGTTTTGGCCATACAGGTTTAGAATCAAGGACATTATATTTATTCAGTACACATAAATATGCAAAAACACCCAGGCTACATATTTGCATGAGACTTAAAACGTATGACAAATATTGAATACATGTATTTGGACAATATAGTATCATGTTACGAAGGAGTTGGGTGGACAACAGATGATGGTCACCCAAGCTACAGTTAAAATATTTTGCATGCATGCTTACAGCACAGCATAATGCTCAATGTACGGTAAACCTTATTCGGCTGATTAAAATTGCGTTGTGACACAATACAGTAGGTTAGTTACCTCTTAATGTGGATGCTTGAGATACTTAATGACAAAACAAGACATTTGATGATTGATATATTTACAGAATATTTTCGTgaatatgtttttaaaaaataattaaaaaattcTGGTTGGGGTGAGGCATCCTCGTAGGCCATTCATGACAGTGATTTTCTCAGGAACAGTTCCCACATACAGCAGTTAAACTGGTAGAGATTCTAAGGAAAGTGTCTTACACTTCCTTATCTACCTGCATGTACTGAGAATAAGTGGATAAGTtatttgtctgtaatgtatttttcgttatgtgtcggaccccagtaagactagctgttgccAT
This genomic interval carries:
- the LOC109900683 gene encoding ribonuclease ZC3H12A, whose product is MDQQHGKVERFLKLGYSHSDIVRVLESLRHDAQTNEILEELIKTCQITTTTTTTTPSIPASRSAHSSPQLVPRGCSSPHPSQSLRPSSATDRDPTLGFRPVVIDGSNVAMSHGNKQVFSCRGLLLAVRWFLERGIRDITVFVPLWRKEQPRPEAPMTDQPILHELEKRKILVYTPSRCVNGKRVVCYDDRYIIKLAYESDGIVVSNDNYRDLQIEKPEWKTFIEERLLMYSFANDKFMPPDDPLGRNGPTIDNFLRIKQWTPENKKERCPYGKKCTYGVKCKFYHPERSNQSQLSVADELRAKSKPAAQTDREWSFLPLGLGQEGHIYTSLYEPDHTTNHLHRYPSTPPHLRKNEHSHSHRALPSDQFTSQRETGSPVLQHKSSHHFCHSPDTDEAFGSLETSLSRLYVQDQTNNPKGPGVSYTYSSGVAGCSQGSGDVYPSSTYSSHSYGSNTQRLSLGGPSSGVHYAPQRLLQCGCDHSQSCECSQCMYGQQHLQPQLRKSSYVVHSNPIHFTEQQYFQSPPPQRQSHSLPEHSLGQGLSGERVEMTRPSGGKAADSEQRRSVKNQLSTLFPPSMVDYVMSLYPHTLNKSELVPLIQRFRTSHVPF